The proteins below come from a single Triticum aestivum cultivar Chinese Spring chromosome 5D, IWGSC CS RefSeq v2.1, whole genome shotgun sequence genomic window:
- the LOC123119247 gene encoding LRR receptor-like serine/threonine-protein kinase GSO1 isoform X1, whose amino-acid sequence MPTPEAAFAGILLLVVSLVSALAGANAATESEAEALLAWKASLAAAAALSDWTKAAPACSWLGVSCDAAGHVLSLRLVGLGLTGTLDALDFTALPDLATLDLNNNNLFGAIPASLSRLRSLAKLDLGSNGFNGSIPPQLGDLSGLVDLRLYNNNLADAIPHQLSRLPRIKHFDLGSNFLTDPDYSRFSPMPTVNFMSLYLNYLTGSFPEFVLNSSNVTYLDLSQNNFSRPIPDTLPKKLPNLMYLNLSVNAFSGGIPASLSKLRKLRDLRISTNYLTGGIPDFLGSMSQMRVLELGGNPLGGPIPPVLGRLQMLQRLDLRSAMLVSTIPPQLGNLGNLRFTDLSMNQLSGVLPPELAGMRKIREFGISSNNLAGQIPPAMFTSWPDLINFQVFKNSFTGKIPPEIGKATKLEILYLFSNNFTGSIPVEIGQLVNLVQLDLSVNWLTGLIPHSLGNLKQLTRLTLFFNELIGAIPPEIGDMTALQVLDVNTNHLEGELPTTITSLGNLQYLALFDNNFTGTIPPDLGKGLSLTDAAFGNNSFSGELPQSLCHGLALQNFTANHNNFSGTLPPCLKNCAGLYHVRLEQNQFTGDISEVFGVHPILDSLDVSKNQLTGKLSPHWSQCTNLTVLSMNNNLMSGSIPAALCRLTSLRSLDLSNNQFTGELPHCWLKLKALVFMDVSNNGLWGNFPASTSLDDFPLQSLRLANNSFSGEFPSVIETCCSMLITLDLGDNMFVGDIPSWIGTSVPLLRVLTLPSNKFSGVIPSELSKLSNLQVLDLSKNSFTGSIPGTFGNLTSMMKTPKQVFSSKKVESSGRHDFVQVRRISTFSRRTVPANNPSLLDKYRDRVNIFWKGREQTFQKTIEISGSIPESIGGLELLESLDLSWNELSGAIPPTISKLNSLGVLNLSNNLLRGVIPTGSQMQTFADESIYGNNPGLCGFPLSIACSDEGTEDHQELGRGIWLWYSIILGIVFGFWSWFGALFFLRPWRFFFLQFLDKLGSK is encoded by the exons ATGCCGACGCCAGAGGCCGCATTCGCAggcatcctcctcctcgtcgtctccttAGTTTCTGCTCTAGCCGGCGCCAATGCCGCGACGGAGTCGGAGGCCGAGGCGCTGCTGGCCTGGAAGGccagcctcgccgccgccgccgcgctgtccGATTGGACCAAGGCCGCGCCGGCCTGCTCCTGGCTCGGGGTGTCCTGCGACGCAGCCGGACATGTCCTTTCGCTCAGGCTCGTGGGCCTCGGCCTCACCGGCACGCTCGACGCGCTGGACTTCACGGCGCTCCCGGATCTGGCCACGCTCGACCTTAACAACAACAACCTCTTCGGCGCAATCCCGGCGAGCCTCTCGCGCCTCCGCTCCCTGGCCAAGCTCGACCTCGGCAGCAACGGGTTCAACGGCTCCATCCCGCCGCAGCTCGGCGACCTCTCCGGCCTCGTGGACCTCCGGCTCTACAACAACAACCTCGCCGATGCCATCCCCCACCAGCTCAGCAGGCTCCCCAGGATCAAGCATTTCGACCTGGGATCCAACTTCCTCACCGACCCGGACTACAGCAGGTTCTCGCCGATGCCCACCGTCAACTTCATGTCGCTCTACCTCAACTACCTCACCGGCAGCTTCCCGGAGTTCGTCCTCAACAGCAGCAACGTCACCTACCTCGACCTGTCGCAGAACAACTTCTCGAGGCCGATACCAGACACGCTGCCGAAGAAGCTCCCCAACCTCATGTACCTCAACTTGTCCGTCAATGCCTTCTCCGGCGGGATACCAGCGTCGCTGTCGAAGCTGAGGAAGCTCCGGGACCTACGGATTTCAACCAACTATCTGACGGGGGGCATCCCCGATTTCCTTGGGTCCATGTCCCAGATGAGAGTTCTTGAACTTGGCGGCAACCCGCTCGGCGGTCCGATCCCGCCGGTTCTTGGCAGGCTCCAAATGCTACAGCGCCTTGACCTGAGGAGTGCCATGTTGGTTTCCACTATTCCACCGCAGCTGGGCAACCTTGGCAATCTCAGATTCACGGACCTGTCCATGAACCAGCTCAGCGGTGTCctgccgccggagttggccgggaTGCGCAAAATACGGGAATTTGGCATATCATCCAACAATCTCGCCGGTCAGATTCCACCGGCTATGTTCACCAGCTGGCCAGACCTCATAAATTTCCAAGTGTTCAAAAACTCATTTACCGGGAAGATTCCGCCAGAAATCGGCAAGGCAACCAAGCTAGAAATCTTGTATCTCTTCAGCAACAACTTTACCGGCTCTATCCCGGTAGAGATTGGCCAGTTGGTGAACCTGGTTCAGTTGGACCTGTCCGTAAACTGGCTCACAGGCCTGATACCTCACTCGCTTGGGAACCTCAAGCAGCTCACGCGGCTGACGCTGTTTTTTAATGAGCTCATTGGTGCCATCCCACCGGAGATCGGCGACATGACAGCACTGCAAGTACTGGACGTCAACACCAACCATTTGGAAGGCGAGCTGCCCACGACCATCACATCACTCGGTAATCTCCAATACCTTGCGCTGTTTGATAACAACTTCACTGGTACCATACCACCGGACCTCGGCAAGGGGCTGAGCTTAACCGATGCCGCCTTCGGGAACAACAGCTTCTCCGGTGAGCTGCCGCAGAGCCTGTGCCACGGCCTCGCGCTGCAGAACTTCACAGCAAACCACAACAACTTCAGCGGCACCCTGCCGCCATGCCTGAAGAACTGCGCAGGCCTGTACCATGTGAGACTGGAGCAGAACCAATTCACCGGCGACATCTCAGAGGTGTTTGGCGTCCATCCCATCTTGGATTCCTTGGATGTCTCGAAGAATCAGCTGACAGGGAAATTGTCGCCTCATTGGTCACAGTGCACCAATCTTACAGTTCTATCCATGAACAACAACCTCATGTCTGGCAGTATCCCTGCAGCCTTGTGTCGATTGACCTCTCTCCGATCACTGGATCTATCAAATAACCAATTCACCGGGGAGCTCCCACACTGCTGGTTGAAATTAAAGGCACTGGTGTTTATGGATGTGTCCAACAATGGTCTGTGGGGTAACTTTCCTGCCTCAACGAGCTTGGATGACTTTCCTCTCCAATCACTTCGTCTTGCTAACAATAGCTTCTCCGGAGAATTCCCATCTGTCATTGAGACTTGTTGCAGTATGCTCATCACACTAGATCTTGGGGACAACATGTTTGTTGGTGATATTCCGTCTTGGATTGGAACAAGTGTTCCTCTTCTAAGAGTTCTGACCCTCCCATCCAACAAGTTCAGTGGTGTCATTCCATCTGAGTTGTCCAAACTTTCTAATCTGCAAGTACTTGACTTGTCCAAGAATAGCTTTACTGGATCGATCCCAGGAACGTTCGGCAACTTAACATCAATGATGAAAAcaccaaaacaagttttctccagCAAAAAAGTAGAATCTTCTGGAAGGCATGATTTTGTCCAAGTGAGACGGATTTCCACATTTTCTCGGAGGACAGTGCCAGCCAATAACCCGTCGCTGCTGGATAAGTACCGAGACAGAGTTAACATTTTCTGGAAGGGCCGTGAACAAACTTTCCAGAAAACAATCGAAATATCAG GCAGTATTCCAGAAAGCATTGGTGGTTTGGAGCTATTGGAGTCCCTTGACCTCTCATGGAATGAACTTTCAGGTGCTATCCCTCCTACCATTTCAAAATTGAATTCGCTCGGCGTGTTAAATCTGTCCAACAATCTCTTAAGGGGCGTCATACCCACTGGAAGTCAGATGCAGACATTTGCAGACGAATCAATTTATGGCAACAATCCGGGGCTTTGTGGGTTCCCGTTGAGCATAGCTTGTTCGGATGAGGGAACTGAAGACCACCAAGAACTTGGACGAGGTATATGGTTGTGGTACTCTATAATCCTTGGCATCGTTTTCGGTTTTTGGTCCTGGTTTGGAGCTCTGTTTTTCCTCAGGCCATGGAGGTTTTTCTTTCTCCAATTTCTTGATAAGTTAGGCAGTAAGTAA
- the LOC123119247 gene encoding LRR receptor-like serine/threonine-protein kinase GSO1 isoform X2: protein MPTPEAAFAGILLLVVSLVSALAGANAATESEAEALLAWKASLAAAAALSDWTKAAPACSWLGVSCDAAGHVLSLRLVGLGLTGTLDALDFTALPDLATLDLNNNNLFGAIPASLSRLRSLAKLDLGSNGFNGSIPPQLGDLSGLVDLRLYNNNLADAIPHQLSRLPRIKHFDLGSNFLTDPDYSRFSPMPTVNFMSLYLNYLTGSFPEFVLNSSNVTYLDLSQNNFSRPIPDTLPKKLPNLMYLNLSVNAFSGGIPASLSKLRKLRDLRISTNYLTGGIPDFLGSMSQMRVLELGGNPLGGPIPPVLGRLQMLQRLDLRSAMLVSTIPPQLGNLGNLRFTDLSMNQLSGVLPPELAGMRKIREFGISSNNLAGQIPPAMFTSWPDLINFQVFKNSFTGKIPPEIGKATKLEILYLFSNNFTGSIPVEIGQLVNLVQLDLSVNWLTGLIPHSLGNLKQLTRLTLFFNELIGAIPPEIGDMTALQVLDVNTNHLEGELPTTITSLGNLQYLALFDNNFTGTIPPDLGKGLSLTDAAFGNNSFSGELPQSLCHGLALQNFTANHNNFSGTLPPCLKNCAGLYHVRLEQNQFTGDISEVFGVHPILDSLDVSKNQLTGKLSPHWSQCTNLTVLSMNNNLMSGSIPAALCRLTSLRSLDLSNNQFTGELPHCWLKLKALVFMDVSNNGLWGNFPASTSLDDFPLQSLRLANNSFSGEFPSVIETCCSMLITLDLGDNMFVGDIPSWIGTSVPLLRVLTLPSNKFSGVIPSELSKLSNLQVLDLSKNSFTGSIPGTFGNLTSMMKTPKQVFSSKKVESSGRHDFVQVRRISTFSRRTVPANNPSLLDKYRDRVNIFWKGREQTFQKTIEISGAIPPTISKLNSLGVLNLSNNLLRGVIPTGSQMQTFADESIYGNNPGLCGFPLSIACSDEGTEDHQELGRGIWLWYSIILGIVFGFWSWFGALFFLRPWRFFFLQFLDKLGSK from the exons ATGCCGACGCCAGAGGCCGCATTCGCAggcatcctcctcctcgtcgtctccttAGTTTCTGCTCTAGCCGGCGCCAATGCCGCGACGGAGTCGGAGGCCGAGGCGCTGCTGGCCTGGAAGGccagcctcgccgccgccgccgcgctgtccGATTGGACCAAGGCCGCGCCGGCCTGCTCCTGGCTCGGGGTGTCCTGCGACGCAGCCGGACATGTCCTTTCGCTCAGGCTCGTGGGCCTCGGCCTCACCGGCACGCTCGACGCGCTGGACTTCACGGCGCTCCCGGATCTGGCCACGCTCGACCTTAACAACAACAACCTCTTCGGCGCAATCCCGGCGAGCCTCTCGCGCCTCCGCTCCCTGGCCAAGCTCGACCTCGGCAGCAACGGGTTCAACGGCTCCATCCCGCCGCAGCTCGGCGACCTCTCCGGCCTCGTGGACCTCCGGCTCTACAACAACAACCTCGCCGATGCCATCCCCCACCAGCTCAGCAGGCTCCCCAGGATCAAGCATTTCGACCTGGGATCCAACTTCCTCACCGACCCGGACTACAGCAGGTTCTCGCCGATGCCCACCGTCAACTTCATGTCGCTCTACCTCAACTACCTCACCGGCAGCTTCCCGGAGTTCGTCCTCAACAGCAGCAACGTCACCTACCTCGACCTGTCGCAGAACAACTTCTCGAGGCCGATACCAGACACGCTGCCGAAGAAGCTCCCCAACCTCATGTACCTCAACTTGTCCGTCAATGCCTTCTCCGGCGGGATACCAGCGTCGCTGTCGAAGCTGAGGAAGCTCCGGGACCTACGGATTTCAACCAACTATCTGACGGGGGGCATCCCCGATTTCCTTGGGTCCATGTCCCAGATGAGAGTTCTTGAACTTGGCGGCAACCCGCTCGGCGGTCCGATCCCGCCGGTTCTTGGCAGGCTCCAAATGCTACAGCGCCTTGACCTGAGGAGTGCCATGTTGGTTTCCACTATTCCACCGCAGCTGGGCAACCTTGGCAATCTCAGATTCACGGACCTGTCCATGAACCAGCTCAGCGGTGTCctgccgccggagttggccgggaTGCGCAAAATACGGGAATTTGGCATATCATCCAACAATCTCGCCGGTCAGATTCCACCGGCTATGTTCACCAGCTGGCCAGACCTCATAAATTTCCAAGTGTTCAAAAACTCATTTACCGGGAAGATTCCGCCAGAAATCGGCAAGGCAACCAAGCTAGAAATCTTGTATCTCTTCAGCAACAACTTTACCGGCTCTATCCCGGTAGAGATTGGCCAGTTGGTGAACCTGGTTCAGTTGGACCTGTCCGTAAACTGGCTCACAGGCCTGATACCTCACTCGCTTGGGAACCTCAAGCAGCTCACGCGGCTGACGCTGTTTTTTAATGAGCTCATTGGTGCCATCCCACCGGAGATCGGCGACATGACAGCACTGCAAGTACTGGACGTCAACACCAACCATTTGGAAGGCGAGCTGCCCACGACCATCACATCACTCGGTAATCTCCAATACCTTGCGCTGTTTGATAACAACTTCACTGGTACCATACCACCGGACCTCGGCAAGGGGCTGAGCTTAACCGATGCCGCCTTCGGGAACAACAGCTTCTCCGGTGAGCTGCCGCAGAGCCTGTGCCACGGCCTCGCGCTGCAGAACTTCACAGCAAACCACAACAACTTCAGCGGCACCCTGCCGCCATGCCTGAAGAACTGCGCAGGCCTGTACCATGTGAGACTGGAGCAGAACCAATTCACCGGCGACATCTCAGAGGTGTTTGGCGTCCATCCCATCTTGGATTCCTTGGATGTCTCGAAGAATCAGCTGACAGGGAAATTGTCGCCTCATTGGTCACAGTGCACCAATCTTACAGTTCTATCCATGAACAACAACCTCATGTCTGGCAGTATCCCTGCAGCCTTGTGTCGATTGACCTCTCTCCGATCACTGGATCTATCAAATAACCAATTCACCGGGGAGCTCCCACACTGCTGGTTGAAATTAAAGGCACTGGTGTTTATGGATGTGTCCAACAATGGTCTGTGGGGTAACTTTCCTGCCTCAACGAGCTTGGATGACTTTCCTCTCCAATCACTTCGTCTTGCTAACAATAGCTTCTCCGGAGAATTCCCATCTGTCATTGAGACTTGTTGCAGTATGCTCATCACACTAGATCTTGGGGACAACATGTTTGTTGGTGATATTCCGTCTTGGATTGGAACAAGTGTTCCTCTTCTAAGAGTTCTGACCCTCCCATCCAACAAGTTCAGTGGTGTCATTCCATCTGAGTTGTCCAAACTTTCTAATCTGCAAGTACTTGACTTGTCCAAGAATAGCTTTACTGGATCGATCCCAGGAACGTTCGGCAACTTAACATCAATGATGAAAAcaccaaaacaagttttctccagCAAAAAAGTAGAATCTTCTGGAAGGCATGATTTTGTCCAAGTGAGACGGATTTCCACATTTTCTCGGAGGACAGTGCCAGCCAATAACCCGTCGCTGCTGGATAAGTACCGAGACAGAGTTAACATTTTCTGGAAGGGCCGTGAACAAACTTTCCAGAAAACAATCGAAATATCAG GTGCTATCCCTCCTACCATTTCAAAATTGAATTCGCTCGGCGTGTTAAATCTGTCCAACAATCTCTTAAGGGGCGTCATACCCACTGGAAGTCAGATGCAGACATTTGCAGACGAATCAATTTATGGCAACAATCCGGGGCTTTGTGGGTTCCCGTTGAGCATAGCTTGTTCGGATGAGGGAACTGAAGACCACCAAGAACTTGGACGAGGTATATGGTTGTGGTACTCTATAATCCTTGGCATCGTTTTCGGTTTTTGGTCCTGGTTTGGAGCTCTGTTTTTCCTCAGGCCATGGAGGTTTTTCTTTCTCCAATTTCTTGATAAGTTAGGCAGTAAGTAA